Proteins from a genomic interval of Flavobacteriales bacterium:
- a CDS encoding tetratricopeptide repeat protein, with amino-acid sequence MRRYLIIAILFLSLSSHAQDHPFYSINDPIIKENLNKVDPKDYQNAFFNGLRYKILGDPDKALEYFSDCIRMNGKEPTPMYESAILYFNKGQLDQAQFFIESACQLEPENKWFQQLLATTYLENGQYTKAITSFKKLLKIDPKNEDWHFELASAYLLNNQARNAIKVYDDLEKYIGPYDMLFQQKKRIYSEIGDKEGAIREVEKWVEAEPRNLEALNELSELYLLSGKQAKAIQTLEKSLELKSDNASAFIMLSDLYRNNKELDKSFDYTKKAFGSLDLGIDAKMRLLLTYYDWTDTDTSLLSKAYTLIDILSETHPNDAKPFTIAGDYYYRDDNLEAAKTNFLRAAELDPSRYPIWQQLMIISFDLKEYEEVITLGQSVQELFPSQPISYYFVGLAYMQDKQYSSAIDQLNTGKLMVIDNPNLLAQFYASLGDAYHAQEEIKESDEAYDKSLEIFPENTYVLNNYSYYLSLRKKKLEQAAQMMKLCVELSPGQSSYEDTYAWVFYQMKDYQNALVWIEKAISSGGNTSSTIVEHYGDILYQLSRKEEALQQWQTAQELGSESEFLDQKIADKKLYE; translated from the coding sequence ATGAGAAGATATCTTATTATTGCAATCCTTTTTTTGTCGCTGAGCAGCCATGCCCAAGACCACCCTTTCTATTCTATCAACGACCCTATAATCAAGGAAAACCTCAATAAAGTTGACCCTAAAGACTATCAAAATGCGTTCTTTAATGGTCTGAGGTATAAAATATTAGGCGACCCTGACAAAGCCTTAGAATACTTTAGCGACTGTATTCGCATGAACGGTAAAGAGCCAACCCCCATGTACGAGTCTGCCATTCTGTATTTCAACAAAGGACAGCTTGACCAAGCTCAATTTTTTATTGAAAGTGCCTGTCAGCTTGAACCTGAAAACAAGTGGTTTCAGCAATTGTTAGCGACTACTTACCTAGAAAACGGACAATACACTAAAGCCATTACTAGCTTTAAAAAACTACTCAAAATAGACCCTAAAAATGAAGACTGGCATTTTGAATTGGCATCGGCTTATTTGCTGAATAACCAAGCTAGAAATGCCATAAAAGTGTACGACGACCTCGAAAAATATATCGGGCCATATGATATGCTTTTCCAACAAAAAAAACGCATTTATAGCGAAATAGGCGATAAAGAAGGGGCGATTAGAGAGGTTGAGAAGTGGGTGGAAGCAGAACCAAGAAACCTTGAGGCACTCAACGAATTATCAGAGTTGTACCTATTGTCTGGCAAACAAGCCAAAGCCATACAAACCCTAGAAAAATCCTTGGAACTGAAATCGGATAATGCGAGTGCATTTATTATGCTTTCCGATTTGTACCGCAACAACAAAGAACTGGATAAGTCTTTTGACTACACTAAAAAAGCCTTTGGTTCTTTGGACTTAGGAATTGACGCTAAGATGCGTCTGCTCTTGACCTATTACGACTGGACAGACACAGATACCTCGCTACTATCTAAGGCATACACCCTCATTGATATACTCTCAGAAACACACCCCAATGACGCTAAGCCCTTTACTATTGCTGGTGATTATTATTATAGGGACGATAATTTAGAGGCTGCCAAAACTAACTTCTTACGAGCTGCAGAACTAGACCCTAGCCGCTATCCGATATGGCAACAGCTGATGATTATCTCTTTTGACCTTAAAGAATATGAGGAAGTGATTACTTTAGGCCAAAGTGTTCAAGAACTTTTTCCTAGTCAGCCCATTAGCTATTATTTTGTAGGTCTAGCATACATGCAAGACAAACAATACAGTTCGGCCATTGACCAACTGAATACGGGCAAATTAATGGTGATTGATAACCCCAACCTGTTAGCTCAATTTTATGCCTCCCTAGGCGATGCTTATCACGCCCAAGAAGAAATCAAAGAATCTGACGAGGCTTATGACAAATCCTTAGAAATATTCCCCGAAAACACCTATGTCCTAAACAATTACAGCTACTACCTTTCTTTGAGAAAAAAGAAACTTGAACAAGCCGCCCAAATGATGAAACTCTGTGTTGAGCTTTCGCCCGGTCAATCCTCTTATGAAGACACCTATGCTTGGGTTTTCTATCAGATGAAAGATTATCAAAATGCTTTGGTATGGATAGAGAAAGCCATTTCTAGCGGTGGTAATACGAGCTCAACCATAGTAGAACATTATGGCGATATTTTGTATCAACTTTCTAGAAAAGAAGAAGCCCTACAACAATGGCAAACAGCCCAAGAACTAGGCTCAGAATCGGAATTTTTAGACCAAAAAATAGCAGATAAAAAACTCTATGAATAA
- the tatA gene encoding twin-arginine translocase TatA/TatE family subunit, protein MNSILLVIGWPQIVLIVVIVLILFGGKKLPELMKGLGKGMKEFKDATKELNDDNKEDK, encoded by the coding sequence ATGAATTCTATTCTTTTAGTAATTGGCTGGCCTCAAATCGTTCTAATTGTTGTTATTGTACTAATCCTTTTTGGCGGTAAGAAATTACCCGAACTAATGAAAGGTTTAGGAAAGGGCATGAAGGAATTTAAAGACGCTACCAAAGAATTAAACGACGATAATAAAGAGGATAAATAA
- the gatA gene encoding Asp-tRNA(Asn)/Glu-tRNA(Gln) amidotransferase subunit GatA, whose translation MNTYRSLRAIQKALQADDITCLSLTQSYIKRIHEQKDLNAFLEIFEEEALASAQAVDDKLKAGTAGRLAGMVIGIKDNICYKGHRLSAASKILDGFESMFSATVVERLLAEDAIIIGRLNCDEFAMGSTNENSAFGSVLNPINSKHVPGGSSGGSAAAVAADLCLASLGSDTGGSIRQPASFCGVMGYKPTYGRVSRWGLIAYASSFDQIGPFTHNAEDAALLMEVMAGSDEYDSTCSEKAVPKYSQKLNTNKSYTIGYIKETLESPALDGEVKAHILEKIEQFKASGHTVVALDFPYLNYVVPTYYVLTTAEASSNLARYDGVHYGHRSADAQDIPSTYANSRTEGFGEEVQRRIMLGTFVLSAGYYDAYYTKAQKVRRLLLDKTQAIFENCDFILSPTSPHTALEIGKTYDDPTQLYLEDIFTVHANIVGIPAVSLPTGTHSNGLPFGIQLMAPAFKDDELLAVSNQIMNMK comes from the coding sequence ATGAATACCTACCGTTCTCTAAGAGCAATTCAAAAAGCCTTACAGGCTGATGATATTACTTGCCTATCTCTTACCCAATCTTATATAAAGCGCATTCACGAACAGAAAGACCTCAACGCTTTTTTAGAGATTTTCGAGGAGGAAGCTTTAGCCTCTGCTCAAGCGGTTGACGATAAGCTCAAAGCAGGTACAGCGGGGCGTTTGGCGGGTATGGTAATCGGTATAAAAGACAACATTTGTTACAAAGGGCATCGTCTTTCTGCCGCCTCAAAAATTTTAGATGGTTTTGAAAGCATGTTTAGCGCTACGGTAGTTGAGCGTTTACTTGCTGAAGATGCTATTATCATAGGGCGTTTAAATTGCGATGAATTTGCTATGGGTAGTACCAACGAAAATTCAGCCTTTGGCTCAGTATTAAACCCCATTAATTCCAAGCACGTTCCCGGTGGTTCGTCTGGTGGTTCGGCAGCCGCTGTGGCCGCAGACCTTTGTTTGGCGTCATTAGGTAGCGACACGGGTGGCTCTATACGTCAGCCCGCTTCTTTTTGTGGCGTTATGGGCTACAAACCCACTTACGGTAGGGTGTCTCGTTGGGGGCTTATTGCCTACGCTTCTTCTTTTGACCAAATAGGACCCTTTACCCACAACGCTGAAGATGCTGCTTTGTTAATGGAAGTTATGGCAGGTAGCGATGAGTACGATAGCACTTGCTCTGAAAAAGCTGTTCCTAAATACAGTCAAAAATTAAATACCAACAAATCGTACACCATAGGCTATATTAAAGAAACACTAGAAAGTCCAGCATTAGATGGTGAAGTAAAAGCCCACATACTAGAGAAAATAGAACAATTTAAAGCCTCTGGTCATACAGTTGTAGCATTGGATTTTCCTTACCTCAATTATGTGGTGCCGACCTATTACGTTTTGACAACTGCTGAAGCTTCTTCTAATTTAGCCCGTTACGATGGGGTACACTACGGACATAGGAGTGCCGATGCACAAGATATCCCTAGCACTTATGCTAACTCTAGGACAGAAGGTTTTGGCGAAGAAGTGCAACGCCGTATAATGTTAGGGACTTTTGTCCTTAGCGCGGGTTATTACGATGCTTATTATACCAAAGCTCAAAAGGTACGCCGATTGCTTTTGGATAAAACACAAGCTATTTTTGAAAACTGTGATTTCATCTTATCGCCTACTTCACCACATACAGCATTAGAAATTGGTAAAACCTATGATGACCCCACCCAATTGTATTTGGAGGATATTTTTACTGTACACGCCAATATTGTGGGCATCCCTGCCGTTTCATTACCAACAGGAACGCATAGCAACGGTCTGCCTTTTGGAATTCAACTGATGGCACCAGCTTTTAAAGACGATGAATTACTAGCAGTTTCCAATCAGATAATGAACATGAAGTAG
- a CDS encoding peptidoglycan DD-metalloendopeptidase family protein has translation MAICSFNGFSQSGDKEALQDKKAKIQKEIKLTNSLLQKAKKEKNQSVTTLNTLNKQIQSRKEIIQALDLEVKMASIQIGNLKQQIQETQQSIVTQQELLDTLKSEYALMIRHAYFNRNTYDRLAFVFSSQSYNQAFKRLRYLQEYSQFRQKQVEEIKLVEQKLSDELLALKRQKVLLTVAKNEKTQSLESSQIEVGILDSEQSSQKNLLSKLRKKEKQLKKELQSKQSLAKELDKQIRKIIEEEIRLAKAKASKESDVLALTPEEQELADNFTSNKGKLPWPVERGVIIERFGVQAHPVLRGIETFNNGVKITTEEGALIRAVFEGTVSRIIDIPGAGKAVILSHGDYFSVYSNLLEVSVKRGQSVLLKEKIGTVLTKTNTKESITELQIWKGSEKMDPSSWLFQAY, from the coding sequence TTGGCAATATGCTCTTTTAACGGCTTTTCGCAAAGCGGTGATAAGGAGGCTTTGCAAGATAAAAAAGCCAAAATCCAGAAAGAAATAAAGCTGACAAACTCCTTATTGCAAAAGGCTAAGAAAGAAAAAAACCAATCGGTTACTACCCTAAATACGCTCAATAAACAAATTCAGTCTCGTAAAGAGATTATCCAAGCTCTAGATTTAGAGGTTAAGATGGCAAGTATTCAAATCGGAAACCTAAAACAACAAATTCAAGAGACTCAGCAGTCTATTGTCACTCAACAAGAGCTATTGGACACCCTAAAAAGTGAGTACGCTTTAATGATTCGTCACGCTTATTTCAATCGTAACACCTACGACAGATTGGCTTTTGTGTTTTCTTCTCAAAGCTACAATCAAGCCTTTAAACGTTTAAGGTACTTGCAAGAATACAGTCAATTTAGACAGAAACAAGTTGAAGAAATTAAACTTGTCGAACAAAAACTCAGTGATGAATTACTAGCTCTCAAACGACAAAAGGTGTTACTTACCGTTGCCAAAAATGAAAAGACGCAATCTCTAGAGTCCTCTCAAATAGAGGTTGGTATATTAGACAGCGAACAATCATCGCAAAAAAACCTTTTATCTAAGCTCAGAAAAAAAGAAAAACAGCTTAAAAAGGAACTCCAATCCAAACAAAGCTTAGCCAAAGAACTCGACAAACAAATACGTAAAATTATTGAGGAGGAAATACGCTTAGCTAAAGCCAAAGCGAGTAAGGAGAGCGATGTGTTAGCATTAACACCAGAAGAACAAGAACTTGCCGATAACTTCACCTCTAACAAAGGAAAATTGCCTTGGCCCGTAGAGCGTGGCGTTATTATTGAACGCTTTGGGGTACAAGCACACCCCGTTCTTAGAGGCATAGAAACCTTTAATAATGGCGTTAAAATTACCACCGAAGAAGGAGCTCTTATTCGTGCCGTCTTTGAGGGCACCGTTTCTAGAATCATTGATATACCTGGCGCTGGTAAAGCCGTTATACTTAGTCACGGCGATTATTTCAGTGTTTATTCCAACTTATTAGAGGTTTCTGTCAAGCGTGGGCAATCGGTTCTGCTTAAAGAAAAAATAGGCACTGTGCTTACCAAAACAAACACCAAAGAGAGCATTACAGAACTGCAGATATGGAAGGGTAGCGAAAAAATGGACCCTTCATCTTGGCTTTTTCAAGCCTACTAG
- a CDS encoding DUF4292 domain-containing protein, with protein MNKSLFGILIICTLSACVGPKSLINSSSKSVSHILKNAQEKGAEVDWFTAQLKGQAQLNDKTYPISAQLRMRQDSVIWISVSAILGLEAARIHLTPDSVKLINRLNSTYFIGDVKELTKRYNLHLSFYEIQNVLLGKHSFSNPNAFRLLPSEQDYILLADSDTANYTLRLNSEFLPLEINSIQQDSISLKLSYSSFVAVQEEWLPQNTDLQVLTPNNDLHFTYSYSKMLVNRPKKIKFSIPSSYAPM; from the coding sequence ATGAATAAAAGCCTGTTTGGCATATTGATTATCTGTACCCTTTCGGCATGTGTAGGTCCTAAAAGCCTAATAAACAGCTCTAGCAAGTCGGTGTCCCATATTTTAAAAAATGCTCAAGAAAAAGGGGCTGAAGTAGATTGGTTTACCGCCCAACTCAAAGGCCAAGCCCAGTTAAACGATAAAACTTACCCTATCTCGGCTCAACTACGAATGCGACAAGATAGTGTGATATGGATTTCTGTATCAGCCATTTTAGGACTAGAGGCCGCCAGAATACACCTAACGCCTGATAGCGTAAAACTGATCAACCGATTGAACTCCACCTACTTTATAGGTGATGTTAAAGAGCTTACCAAACGCTACAACCTTCATTTGTCTTTTTATGAAATACAAAATGTATTATTAGGTAAGCACTCCTTTTCTAACCCTAATGCTTTCCGCTTATTACCCTCCGAACAAGATTATATTTTGTTGGCCGACTCAGACACCGCAAACTATACGCTACGCTTAAATTCAGAATTTCTTCCTTTAGAAATTAATAGCATTCAACAGGATAGCATATCTCTTAAACTGAGTTACTCTAGTTTTGTTGCTGTGCAAGAGGAATGGTTGCCTCAAAATACCGATTTGCAAGTCCTTACACCGAATAACGACCTTCATTTCACTTATTCGTATTCTAAAATGCTGGTAAATAGACCGAAAAAAATAAAATTCTCCATACCTTCGTCTTATGCGCCAATGTAG
- a CDS encoding DUF4837 family protein, whose product MRYLFFFLVFFISACVGEDTSVLPSHTGAINEVVIVIDEPIWQGASGDSLRQSLSTEVAGISWREPLFDIIQINSTAFSRIFKTHRNLIIVQKGQQSKVYFDTKTYAQNQWLCIVEYQTIEDLPSLLGQYAPIMAYQIGQKEHERYMKILPPKRQYEALSKGFNLNFGLPSEYKLVLDTNRFCWFEFNPPDKEIIKGVFVYEYPNTSTFNSNTILSARDSVLQQFVFGSSEGSYMTTERLYPPYISTYTHNALEGLKVKGLWKMQNAFMGGTFVSHFLNDTIHDRILVIEGFLFNPGEEKRNSLQELEWLISDFKIQSSN is encoded by the coding sequence ATGCGATACCTCTTCTTTTTTCTAGTTTTCTTTATTAGCGCATGTGTAGGCGAAGACACTTCTGTATTGCCATCACACACAGGAGCTATCAATGAAGTAGTAATCGTTATAGATGAGCCCATTTGGCAGGGAGCAAGCGGGGATAGTCTTCGTCAGTCTCTTAGTACAGAAGTTGCTGGTATTTCTTGGAGAGAACCTTTGTTTGATATCATACAAATTAACAGCACAGCCTTTAGCCGAATTTTTAAAACACATCGTAACTTAATTATCGTGCAAAAAGGGCAACAATCCAAAGTATATTTTGACACCAAAACGTATGCTCAAAATCAATGGCTCTGTATAGTAGAGTATCAGACGATAGAGGATTTGCCAAGCTTATTAGGTCAATATGCCCCTATTATGGCTTATCAGATAGGACAAAAAGAACATGAACGCTATATGAAGATACTACCACCCAAAAGACAGTATGAAGCGCTTAGCAAAGGCTTTAATCTAAACTTTGGGTTGCCTAGTGAGTACAAACTTGTTTTGGATACTAACCGTTTTTGTTGGTTTGAATTTAATCCTCCAGATAAAGAAATCATTAAAGGAGTGTTTGTTTATGAATACCCTAACACCTCCACTTTTAATTCAAATACCATCTTGTCGGCTCGAGATAGCGTTCTTCAACAGTTTGTTTTTGGCTCCTCAGAAGGCAGTTATATGACTACTGAACGCTTATATCCACCTTACATTTCCACCTACACACACAATGCTCTTGAAGGCTTAAAAGTCAAAGGACTTTGGAAGATGCAAAACGCTTTTATGGGAGGTACTTTTGTCAGTCATTTTCTGAATGACACCATACACGATAGGATTCTAGTGATAGAAGGTTTTTTGTTTAACCCTGGAGAAGAGAAGCGCAACAGTTTACAAGAGCTAGAATGGTTGATTTCTGATTTTAAAATTCAGTCTTCAAACTAA
- a CDS encoding LysM peptidoglycan-binding domain-containing protein, producing the protein MNKPILFLLFCSVLLSSHLLSASVSDTLSFSLQKEDPKLAQMDSLWSLEQLSAQQIETDTNILNRWDYASDSIPLFSDSLIQIRLSKLNEQTPFELVYNQAVKTQISVYANTYRNHVSRMLGKANYYFPLFESKLDEYDLPLEFKYLAIVESALKPHARSRSAATGLWQFMYATGKIYDLKVTSYIDERSDPLQSTIAACEYFTFLYKMFNDWELVLAAYNGGPGYVSRAMRQSGAKDYWSVRPYLRKETQNYVPKFIAVNYIMNYASEHNIYPTPYEFTMAETDTVSINQSMTFEVLSETLGVDIDIIKELNPIYKRNLIPVSQNSTASIRLPYKAVATFVNNSDSIYAYSESLQEKYVAMDAPIVHRVKKGEYLGRIASQYHTTIGRIKNWNNLSSNDLSIGQKLVIYVNPDSAPNSSQATTKSNSKGETIYTVKSGDTLWDIARKYSGVSVAQIEQLNNITYRDLKPGLTLKIPKTG; encoded by the coding sequence ATGAATAAACCAATCTTATTTTTACTTTTTTGTAGTGTCTTACTATCCTCCCATTTACTAAGCGCATCGGTTTCCGACACCCTTAGTTTCAGCCTACAAAAAGAAGATCCTAAATTGGCTCAAATGGATTCTTTATGGTCGCTTGAGCAGTTATCCGCCCAACAAATAGAAACGGATACCAACATATTAAACCGTTGGGACTATGCCTCTGATAGCATTCCCCTTTTTAGCGATTCGCTGATACAAATTCGCTTATCTAAGCTCAATGAACAAACCCCTTTTGAGTTAGTGTATAATCAAGCGGTTAAAACACAAATTAGTGTTTATGCTAACACCTATCGCAATCATGTTTCTAGAATGTTAGGTAAGGCCAATTACTATTTTCCTTTATTCGAATCTAAACTCGACGAATACGATTTACCCTTGGAATTTAAATACTTAGCTATTGTTGAGTCAGCCTTGAAGCCTCATGCACGTTCTCGTTCGGCAGCAACAGGCTTGTGGCAATTTATGTATGCTACCGGTAAAATATACGACCTGAAAGTAACCTCCTATATAGACGAACGTAGCGACCCATTACAATCGACTATTGCTGCTTGTGAATACTTTACGTTTTTGTATAAAATGTTCAACGATTGGGAACTTGTTTTGGCAGCCTATAATGGCGGCCCCGGATACGTTTCTCGTGCTATGCGCCAATCAGGCGCTAAAGATTATTGGTCTGTGCGCCCTTACCTCAGAAAAGAGACCCAAAATTATGTTCCTAAATTCATTGCAGTGAATTATATCATGAACTATGCTTCTGAACACAATATCTATCCTACACCCTATGAGTTCACTATGGCAGAAACAGATACTGTTAGTATAAATCAATCCATGACTTTTGAGGTGTTGTCCGAAACTTTAGGGGTTGATATCGACATTATCAAAGAACTGAATCCTATTTACAAACGTAACCTCATACCTGTAAGCCAAAATAGTACAGCAAGTATCCGCCTACCCTACAAAGCAGTAGCAACTTTTGTTAATAATTCCGATAGCATTTATGCCTATAGCGAATCTTTGCAAGAAAAGTATGTGGCTATGGACGCCCCTATTGTACATCGTGTTAAAAAAGGCGAATACCTGGGCAGGATAGCTAGCCAATACCATACTACCATTGGACGAATAAAGAACTGGAATAATTTATCTTCTAATGATTTAAGTATAGGACAAAAATTGGTCATTTATGTTAACCCCGATTCTGCGCCTAATTCTTCTCAAGCAACAACCAAAAGTAATTCTAAAGGAGAAACCATTTATACCGTTAAATCAGGCGACACTTTATGGGATATAGCACGTAAATATTCAGGCGTTTCTGTTGCTCAAATAGAACAATTAAACAACATCACTTATCGTGATTTAAAACCCGGTTTGACGCTCAAAATCCCCAAAACTGGATAG
- a CDS encoding TonB-dependent receptor has product MKKYYLKLLCFLFPIGLLAQNTGQDTILIGLSIPEIIFAEDKEESERLLSPNRIEKIDAIDIFQDAPTSSADILQKSGAVAVQMSQSGGGSPIIRGFEANRVLLVVDGVRLNNAIYRSGHLQNSISISPLMLQNVDIVFGPSSVKYGSDALGGVVHYHTKSPKSGQAWKANLLQRYSSVNNGVNLYYDHSWSKGKWSFLQGINLNRFGNLKMGKQRYHGYTDWGKEAHVVDDNEQLKTAYDQVDFIQKIRLDASEYLSYKMNLQVSSTTNLNRFDQLNDLSNGQPKFEEWYYGPQKRLLLGLGTEHQKKNFFYDSFNNTISYQQLEESRNSQKYNADLIQRTEDVFVFANTADFIKKWDYKTLNYGVDLQHNIVHSRATEGYGTRYADGGSDMTTISVYSQYKTPLSKRINFSAGARYSSILLNADFNESNTLGLPFNTIQLNNDAFTSSLGLRWDMNKGWESTLSLSTGFRSPNVDDLTKVFEKSGKLTVPNENLTPEQSKNIELTLNKTLGKSYVSTTVYYTILEDAILKKAFTLNGQDSLWYDGEYLPIYANTNTQEASLYGFNTKAYLYLNKEWSSTHTISYTYGKDDSSDLPMDHIPPLYGKSQLNWVKNKHKLGLFVLYNAWKKAEEYGSSGSDNLDEATADGTPSWWTLNFSYSVNISDKLIAQVNLENILDVHYKTFSSGISAPGRNLILSLKTEF; this is encoded by the coding sequence ATGAAAAAATATTACCTAAAATTATTATGTTTTTTATTCCCTATTGGTCTATTGGCACAGAACACTGGGCAAGACACCATCTTGATAGGCTTAAGTATTCCTGAAATTATTTTTGCTGAAGACAAAGAAGAAAGCGAACGTTTATTGAGTCCCAATAGAATAGAAAAAATAGATGCTATTGACATTTTTCAAGATGCCCCAACTAGCAGTGCGGATATTCTACAAAAATCAGGTGCAGTAGCCGTACAAATGAGTCAATCAGGTGGGGGCAGCCCAATCATAAGAGGGTTTGAAGCCAATCGGGTTTTATTAGTTGTTGATGGTGTACGCCTTAACAACGCCATTTACCGCTCTGGTCATCTACAAAACAGCATAAGTATAAGTCCTTTAATGCTGCAAAACGTAGATATTGTTTTTGGACCTTCTTCTGTAAAATATGGAAGTGACGCTTTAGGTGGTGTAGTACATTATCACACTAAATCACCAAAAAGCGGACAAGCATGGAAGGCCAATTTATTACAAAGATATAGCTCTGTTAATAATGGAGTAAATCTCTATTACGACCACAGTTGGAGCAAAGGGAAGTGGAGCTTTTTACAAGGCATAAACCTCAATCGATTTGGCAACCTAAAAATGGGCAAACAACGCTATCATGGCTATACAGACTGGGGAAAAGAAGCTCATGTCGTTGATGATAATGAGCAATTGAAAACAGCCTATGACCAAGTAGATTTTATACAGAAGATAAGATTAGACGCTAGCGAATACCTCAGCTATAAAATGAATCTGCAAGTGTCAAGCACAACCAATCTAAACCGATTTGACCAACTCAACGACTTGTCTAACGGTCAACCAAAATTTGAAGAATGGTATTATGGCCCACAAAAACGATTGTTATTAGGATTGGGTACTGAACACCAAAAGAAGAACTTTTTTTATGATAGTTTCAATAATACAATTTCCTATCAACAATTGGAAGAAAGCAGAAACAGTCAAAAGTACAATGCAGACTTAATACAGCGTACAGAAGATGTGTTTGTATTTGCTAATACTGCTGATTTTATCAAAAAATGGGACTACAAGACCTTGAATTATGGTGTTGATTTACAACACAACATCGTTCATTCGAGAGCTACTGAGGGCTACGGCACACGCTATGCTGATGGAGGTAGCGATATGACTACAATTTCTGTGTATAGCCAATACAAAACGCCGCTATCAAAACGAATTAATTTTAGTGCTGGAGCAAGGTATTCAAGCATTCTGTTAAATGCTGACTTTAATGAAAGTAATACTTTGGGCTTACCGTTTAACACTATTCAACTCAATAACGATGCCTTTACATCTAGTTTAGGGTTAAGATGGGACATGAATAAGGGTTGGGAAAGCACATTATCTCTATCCACAGGCTTCAGAAGTCCAAACGTTGATGACCTTACTAAGGTGTTTGAAAAATCTGGTAAACTTACTGTTCCCAATGAAAACCTAACGCCCGAACAATCAAAAAATATAGAGCTAACCCTAAATAAAACTTTAGGAAAAAGTTATGTTTCTACAACGGTGTACTACACCATATTGGAAGACGCTATACTTAAAAAAGCATTCACCCTAAACGGGCAAGATAGTCTGTGGTATGATGGCGAATATTTACCCATTTACGCTAATACCAATACTCAAGAAGCCAGCCTCTATGGATTTAATACAAAAGCCTATTTATATCTAAATAAAGAATGGTCTAGCACTCACACCATTTCATATACCTACGGTAAAGACGATAGCTCAGATTTGCCAATGGATCACATACCGCCGTTATATGGTAAAAGTCAGTTGAATTGGGTAAAAAACAAACACAAACTAGGCTTATTTGTCTTATATAACGCTTGGAAAAAAGCCGAAGAATACGGTTCAAGTGGTAGCGACAATTTAGACGAAGCTACAGCAGACGGAACGCCTTCTTGGTGGACGCTGAACTTTAGCTATTCTGTAAATATAAGTGACAAGTTAATAGCCCAAGTAAACCTAGAAAATATACTAGACGTTCACTACAAAACGTTTTCGAGTGGAATTAGTGCACCAGGAAGAAACCTAATCCTTAGTTTGAAGACTGAATTTTAA
- the dut gene encoding dUTP diphosphatase: protein MRVKVINKSKHPLPQYETIASAGMDVRANIDQAITLAPLGRTLVKTGLFVEIPIGYEIQVRPRSGLAFKKGITVLNSPGTIDADYRGEIGVLLVNLSSEPFVIEDGERIAQLVLASHEQARWQEVEILEDSDRGQGGFGSTGTN from the coding sequence ATGCGAGTAAAAGTCATCAACAAATCCAAACATCCCCTACCACAATACGAAACCATCGCTTCTGCTGGTATGGACGTTAGAGCCAATATAGACCAAGCCATTACTTTAGCCCCTTTAGGGCGTACTTTGGTAAAAACAGGCTTGTTTGTGGAAATACCCATAGGTTATGAAATACAGGTTCGCCCTCGTAGTGGTCTAGCTTTTAAAAAAGGAATAACGGTCTTGAATAGCCCCGGAACAATTGATGCAGACTATAGAGGTGAAATTGGCGTTCTATTAGTAAATTTGTCTTCCGAACCTTTTGTCATCGAAGACGGCGAACGCATAGCCCAATTGGTATTGGCATCGCACGAACAAGCTCGTTGGCAAGAAGTGGAAATTTTGGAAGATTCAGACCGAGGCCAAGGCGGCTTTGGTAGTACAGGAACAAACTAA